Proteins encoded together in one Bacteroides zoogleoformans window:
- the dusB gene encoding tRNA dihydrouridine synthase DusB — protein sequence MKIADMDLGVRPIFLAPMEDVTDPAFRLMCKQFGADMVYTEFVSADALIRSVSKTQQKLKISDRERPVAIQIYGKDTDTMAEAARIVEQARPDILDINFGCPVKRVAGKGAGAGMLQNVPLMLEITRAVVDAVKIPVTVKTRLGWDADHKIIVTLAEQLQDCGIAALTIHGRTRAQMYTGEADWTLIGEVKRNPRMRIPIIGNGDVTTPRRAKECFDLYGVDAVMIGRASFGRPWFFKEVRHYLETGEELPPLSSEWQLNVLCQEVEDSVRLLDERRGILHVRRHLAASPLFKGIPNFRDMRIAMLRAETKEELYRIFDAIGPMLP from the coding sequence ATGAAGATAGCCGATATGGATTTGGGTGTCCGCCCCATATTTCTCGCCCCTATGGAAGACGTCACCGACCCAGCTTTTCGCCTGATGTGCAAGCAGTTCGGTGCAGATATGGTATATACCGAATTTGTGTCTGCCGATGCACTGATACGTTCGGTGAGCAAAACCCAACAGAAGCTGAAAATCAGCGACCGGGAGCGTCCCGTAGCCATACAAATATACGGAAAGGACACGGATACGATGGCAGAAGCCGCCCGTATTGTAGAGCAAGCCCGCCCCGACATTCTCGACATCAACTTCGGCTGTCCCGTGAAGCGCGTGGCAGGCAAAGGTGCCGGCGCCGGAATGTTGCAAAACGTTCCGCTTATGCTCGAAATCACCCGTGCGGTGGTAGATGCCGTGAAGATACCTGTCACTGTGAAAACACGCCTCGGATGGGATGCCGACCATAAAATCATTGTCACCCTGGCCGAACAACTGCAAGATTGCGGCATCGCCGCCCTTACCATACACGGACGTACCCGTGCGCAGATGTACACCGGCGAGGCCGACTGGACACTTATCGGCGAGGTAAAGAGAAACCCGCGCATGCGCATCCCCATCATCGGCAACGGCGACGTCACCACCCCCCGGCGGGCTAAAGAATGTTTCGACCTTTACGGGGTGGATGCCGTCATGATAGGTCGTGCCAGCTTCGGCCGCCCGTGGTTCTTCAAAGAAGTGAGGCACTATCTGGAAACCGGCGAAGAGTTGCCCCCGCTCAGCTCCGAGTGGCAGCTGAACGTGTTGTGCCAAGAAGTGGAAGACAGTGTCCGGTTGCTGGACGAGCGCCGGGGCATTCTACATGTGCGCCGCCACCTGGCGGCCAGTCCCTTGTTCAAAGGCATTCCCAACTTCCGCGATATGCGGATAGCCATGTTGCGGGCCGAAACGAAAGAAGAGTTGTATCGCATCTTCGATGCCATCGGTCCGATGCTGCCTTGA
- the nadB gene encoding L-aspartate oxidase gives MVRKYDFLVIGSGIAGMSFALKVAHKGTVALVCKAGLEEANTYYAQGGIASVTNLGIDNFEKHIEDTLIAGDWISDREAVEKVVRNAPEQIGELIKWGVNFDKKENGEFDLHKEGGHSEFRILHHKDNTGAEIQTSLIEAVKRHPDITVFTDHYAVEIITQHHQGIIVTRHTPGIKCYGAYVLNERSGEVDTFLSKVTVMATGGCEAVYRNTTNPLVATGDGIAMVYRAKGIVKDMEFIQFHPTALYHPGDRPAFLITEAMRGYGGVLRTMDGKEFMQKYDPRLSLAPRDIVARAIDNEMKQRGDEHVYLDVTHKNPEETKRHFPNIYKKCLSIGVDITKDYIPVAPAAHYLCGGIKVDLDGQSSIRRLYAIGECSCTGLHGGNRLASNSLIEAVVYADAAARHALSVLERYDFNEDIPEWNDEGTISTEERVLITQSMKEVNQIMEAYVGIVRSNLRLTRAWNRLDILYEETEALFKRTKATRELCELRNMINVGYLITKQAMERKESRGLHYTIDYPHARE, from the coding sequence ATGGTAAGAAAGTACGATTTCCTCGTTATCGGTTCCGGGATTGCCGGTATGAGTTTTGCGCTGAAAGTGGCACATAAGGGAACGGTAGCTCTCGTCTGCAAAGCCGGTCTGGAAGAGGCAAATACCTATTATGCGCAAGGAGGCATCGCCTCTGTCACTAATCTGGGCATAGACAATTTCGAGAAGCACATCGAAGACACCCTGATTGCAGGCGACTGGATAAGCGACCGCGAGGCCGTGGAAAAAGTAGTGCGCAATGCCCCCGAACAAATCGGCGAACTCATCAAATGGGGCGTGAACTTCGACAAGAAAGAGAACGGAGAGTTCGACCTGCACAAAGAGGGCGGCCACTCCGAATTCCGCATCCTCCACCATAAGGATAATACGGGCGCAGAGATACAGACCAGCCTGATTGAAGCAGTGAAACGGCATCCCGACATCACCGTCTTCACCGACCACTATGCCGTGGAAATCATCACCCAGCACCATCAGGGAATCATCGTCACCCGCCATACCCCCGGCATCAAGTGCTACGGCGCATATGTGCTGAACGAGCGGAGCGGCGAAGTAGACACTTTCCTGTCGAAAGTCACCGTCATGGCCACGGGCGGTTGCGAAGCCGTCTACCGCAACACTACCAACCCGTTGGTAGCCACGGGCGACGGCATTGCCATGGTCTACCGTGCCAAAGGCATCGTAAAAGATATGGAGTTTATCCAGTTCCACCCCACCGCCCTTTACCATCCGGGCGACCGTCCCGCCTTCCTCATCACCGAGGCCATGCGTGGCTATGGCGGCGTGCTCCGCACCATGGACGGGAAAGAATTCATGCAGAAGTACGACCCGCGCCTCTCGCTGGCTCCACGCGACATCGTGGCACGAGCCATCGACAACGAAATGAAGCAACGGGGCGACGAGCATGTCTATTTGGACGTGACGCACAAAAACCCCGAAGAAACCAAACGGCACTTCCCCAATATCTACAAGAAATGCCTCAGCATCGGCGTCGATATCACCAAAGACTACATTCCGGTGGCTCCTGCCGCCCACTATCTTTGCGGAGGAATCAAGGTAGACCTCGACGGACAGTCGAGCATCCGCCGCCTCTATGCCATCGGCGAATGTTCCTGCACCGGCCTGCACGGCGGAAACCGTCTGGCCAGCAACTCGCTGATAGAGGCCGTGGTTTATGCCGATGCGGCTGCCAGACATGCGCTGAGCGTGCTGGAGCGTTACGACTTCAACGAAGACATCCCCGAATGGAACGACGAAGGAACCATCTCCACCGAAGAGCGTGTGCTCATCACGCAGAGCATGAAAGAGGTGAACCAGATTATGGAAGCTTACGTGGGTATCGTGCGCAGCAACCTCCGTCTGACACGCGCTTGGAACCGCCTGGACATCCTTTACGAGGAGACTGAAGCCCTCTTCAAGCGCACCAAAGCCACCCGTGAACTGTGCGAACTGCGTAACATGATCAACGTGGGCTACCTGATAACGAAACAAGCCATGGAGCGCAAGGAAAGTCGCGGACTGCACTACACGATTGATTATCCGCATGCAAGGGAATAA
- a CDS encoding DUF1810 domain-containing protein: protein MERFIKAQEQWNTYNIALDEIRAGQKRTHWIWFIFPQLKGLGHSYNSEYYGIEDMEEARKYLSHPVLGKRLREITTELLKHHDKTAGIVMGSNIDALKLQSSMTLFDAISPNDIFAECLQIFFGERKDQSTLEKLTHI from the coding sequence ATGGAAAGATTTATAAAAGCTCAAGAGCAATGGAATACTTATAATATTGCATTGGACGAAATACGCGCCGGACAGAAGAGAACTCATTGGATTTGGTTCATATTCCCACAGTTGAAAGGGTTGGGACATAGTTATAATTCAGAGTACTATGGCATTGAAGATATGGAAGAAGCCCGGAAATATTTGTCACATCCGGTTCTTGGAAAAAGATTAAGGGAAATCACGACAGAGTTGTTAAAGCATCATGATAAAACTGCCGGTATTGTAATGGGTAGCAACATTGACGCATTGAAATTACAATCATCAATGACCTTGTTTGATGCAATATCTCCGAATGATATATTTGCAGAATGTCTGCAAATATTCTTTGGAGAACGCAAGGATCAGTCTACGTTGGAGAAGCTCACTCATATTTGA
- a CDS encoding YifB family Mg chelatase-like AAA ATPase translates to MLIKVFGAAVQGIDATLITIEVSSSRGCMFYLVGLPDVAVKESQQRIRSALQENGYRMPTCTLTINMAPADIRKEGSAYDLPLAIGMLAANEIVQPDKLADYLLMGELGLDGSLQPIKGALPIAIKARELGFKGMIVPRQNAREAAVVNNLVVYGADNIKEVIEFFNAKRELTPTIVNTREEFYSRQSSFEADFADVKGQENVKRALEVAAAGGHNILLIGAPGSGKSMLAKRLPSILPPLSLGESLETTKIHSVAGKLGQNGGLISKRPFQSPHHTISTVAMTGGGSFPQPGEISLAHNGVLFLDELPEFNRNVLEVLRQPLEDRKITISRVKCNVEYPAGLMLVAAMNPCPCGYYNHPTKACVCSPGQVQKYLNRISGPLLDRIDLQVEVIPVPFDKISDARPGEASAAIRERVVRARSIQEKRYAELPGIYCNAQMSSKLLSLYARPDERGLALLKNAMNRLNLSARAYDRILKVARTIADLEGCETIQPAHLAEAIGYRNLDREDWAG, encoded by the coding sequence ATGCTCATTAAAGTTTTCGGAGCGGCTGTTCAAGGTATCGATGCCACCCTTATCACCATCGAAGTCAGTAGCTCCAGAGGTTGTATGTTCTATCTGGTAGGTCTGCCGGATGTTGCCGTCAAAGAAAGTCAGCAGCGCATACGCTCCGCCCTGCAGGAGAATGGTTACCGGATGCCTACATGTACGCTCACCATCAACATGGCGCCGGCCGACATACGCAAGGAGGGATCCGCTTACGACCTCCCTCTGGCCATAGGCATGCTTGCTGCCAACGAAATAGTGCAACCGGACAAACTGGCAGACTATCTACTCATGGGAGAGCTTGGTTTAGACGGAAGCCTGCAACCCATCAAAGGGGCGCTACCCATTGCCATCAAAGCAAGAGAGCTGGGATTCAAAGGAATGATCGTGCCTCGGCAGAATGCCCGTGAGGCAGCGGTAGTCAACAACTTAGTTGTGTATGGAGCGGACAATATAAAGGAGGTCATCGAGTTCTTTAATGCCAAGCGAGAACTGACGCCCACCATTGTGAACACACGCGAGGAGTTCTATAGCCGGCAAAGCAGTTTTGAGGCGGATTTTGCTGATGTGAAAGGGCAGGAGAACGTGAAGCGTGCCTTGGAAGTGGCCGCGGCGGGCGGACATAACATCCTGCTCATCGGTGCTCCGGGCAGTGGAAAGTCCATGCTTGCCAAGCGGCTTCCATCCATACTGCCTCCTTTGTCGCTGGGCGAGAGCCTTGAAACGACCAAGATACATTCCGTGGCCGGCAAGCTGGGACAGAATGGCGGGCTAATCTCCAAACGTCCTTTTCAGAGTCCGCATCACACCATTTCCACGGTAGCCATGACCGGTGGCGGCAGCTTTCCGCAGCCCGGCGAAATCAGTCTGGCGCACAATGGCGTACTCTTTCTGGATGAACTTCCGGAGTTTAACCGCAATGTGCTCGAAGTGCTTCGGCAGCCGTTGGAAGACCGTAAAATCACTATTTCGCGCGTGAAGTGCAACGTGGAATATCCTGCCGGGCTGATGCTCGTGGCGGCCATGAATCCTTGTCCTTGCGGTTATTACAACCATCCCACGAAAGCCTGTGTATGCAGCCCGGGACAAGTGCAGAAATACCTCAACCGAATTTCCGGTCCCTTGCTCGATCGCATAGACCTTCAGGTGGAAGTCATTCCCGTACCTTTCGACAAGATTTCCGATGCCCGTCCGGGTGAGGCGAGTGCCGCCATCCGCGAACGCGTGGTACGTGCCCGGTCAATACAGGAAAAAAGATATGCCGAACTTCCCGGTATCTACTGCAATGCGCAGATGAGCAGTAAGCTCCTCTCTCTCTATGCCCGTCCTGACGAACGGGGACTGGCTTTGCTGAAAAATGCCATGAACCGTCTCAATCTTTCGGCACGTGCTTACGACCGTATATTGAAGGTTGCCCGTACCATTGCCGACCTTGAAGGCTGTGAGACCATCCAGCCGGCGCATCTGGCAGAAGCCATCGGATACAGAAATCTGGATAGGGAAGACTGGGCAGGATGA
- a CDS encoding TlpA disulfide reductase family protein, with translation MKKIYLACFLFSILSACGSRTTDSVRLSGEIKGLGNDTLYIYGTDNLYDRTDTLIVTNDKFSATLAMDTLVTVWLQFGDGTEYPLYLNKGDEIKISGSAAELSCLEITGNAPNEELTAFLKDLKGISASSEKALEEKAEAFIESHPTSPASIYLLEKYFVQKPHPDFALIKKLTDRMSGELKDRPYVSELMTLIQEEERVSVGKVLPYVSLPNAKGVSVSRTGFKDKHLLIHFWASWDLKSVENNAALRRIYKKEKKNKAFALWGISLDVDKKAWEDAIGNDTLTWEQCCDFLGWNTPIVKQLSIHALPANLLISPSGRIEGRNLTTEEIVKKLEELKQKEK, from the coding sequence ATGAAGAAAATCTATCTCGCATGCTTTCTGTTTTCCATACTGTCCGCTTGTGGCAGCAGGACAACGGACTCCGTCCGCCTCAGCGGCGAAATCAAAGGATTGGGGAATGACACTCTCTACATTTATGGTACGGACAATCTGTATGACCGCACGGATACATTGATTGTCACGAACGACAAATTCTCCGCAACACTTGCAATGGATACGTTGGTGACCGTATGGCTGCAATTCGGCGACGGCACCGAATATCCGCTCTATCTGAACAAAGGAGATGAAATCAAGATAAGCGGTTCTGCCGCCGAACTTTCCTGCCTGGAGATAACGGGAAATGCTCCCAACGAAGAGTTGACCGCCTTCTTGAAAGACCTGAAAGGCATAAGCGCTTCCTCGGAAAAAGCTTTGGAGGAAAAGGCCGAAGCTTTCATCGAAAGCCATCCGACATCTCCCGCAAGTATCTACCTGCTGGAAAAATACTTCGTGCAGAAACCGCATCCGGACTTTGCTCTTATAAAAAAACTGACAGATCGTATGAGCGGAGAGTTGAAAGACCGCCCTTACGTGAGCGAATTGATGACTCTTATACAGGAAGAAGAAAGGGTATCTGTGGGGAAAGTGCTTCCATACGTTTCTTTGCCCAATGCCAAAGGTGTGTCAGTCAGTCGTACCGGGTTTAAGGATAAACATCTGCTGATACACTTCTGGGCGTCGTGGGACTTGAAAAGCGTGGAAAACAATGCTGCCTTGCGTCGAATCTACAAGAAAGAAAAAAAGAACAAGGCATTTGCCCTTTGGGGCATCTCTTTGGATGTGGACAAGAAAGCATGGGAGGATGCTATCGGTAACGATACGTTGACATGGGAGCAATGTTGTGACTTCTTGGGTTGGAACACACCGATTGTCAAACAGCTTTCCATACATGCACTGCCTGCCAACCTGCTGATTTCCCCTTCCGGTAGGATAGAAGGCAGGAACCTGACAACGGAAGAGATAGTGAAGAAGCTGGAAGAATTGAAACAAAAAGAAAAATAG